TGATACATTAAAATAAAGAATTTGTATCAAAAATGCTACAGTTTCATTTATTTTTTATACAGTTTTCATAAAAAGGCTTATAAATACGTAGATTTCAGATTGGTTCAATTTTTGCATTAGTATTTATGTAGTCTTATTGTTATATAAAGGTGCTTGCTTAAAAGCACGTCTTATTTAATTGTCAGAACGAAATAAAAAATGGAGGATCGAAATGAAAGCAAGAAAGATGTTCAGAACAATCGAAACACATACCTTAGGGCACCCTACGCGCAACGTTGTAAGCGGTTTTCGCCACATCCCCGGGAAAACCATGGCTGAAAAATTTACTTATATGAAGGAAAATGAGGATTGGTTCCGCAAAGTACTGGCGTATGAACCTCGTGGCAGCGAGATCATGTCCTGCACGTTGATCACAGAGCCGTGCACACCGGGAACCGATGTAGGGGTCTTATATTTTGAAGCAAGCTGCTGGCTGCCTATGTGCGGTCACGATACCATGGGCGTTGCCGTAGCTTTGATTGAAGCCGGTCTGGTAGATGTAAAGGAACCGATGACCACAATCAAATTGGATACGGCTGCAGGGGTGATTACGGTGGAAGCCCGAGTAGAAAACGGTACGGTGGAAGAAGTCTCTTTCCTAAATGCACCGGCACTGGTTCTGAACCGCAATGTGGAAGTGGATACAAGGGATTTTGGAAAGCTGACTCTGGATATTTCCTGGGGAGGCAATGTGTATGCCATTCTCCCTGCGGACAGGATCGGCCTGACCATTGAACCCCATAACAGCAGCAAGCTGGTCGAAGCGGCGCAATCCATTGCACGGGATATAAACAGTCAAGTGACCATCCGCCATCCGGAGCTTCCCTTTGTGAACTGCGTGACTCATGTGGAGTTCTCAGGTCCGCCGAAAAATCCGGAGGCAGACATTCAAAACTGTGTGGTCGCCCTGCCTAAGGTGGTAGACCGTTCTCCCTGCGGCACCGGCACCTCTGCTAAAGCGGCTCTGCTCTTTGAAGAAGGCAAGCTAAAGGCAGGAGACAGTTTTGTTCATGAAAGTATCATCGGCTCTCTTTTTAAGTGTGAAGTGGTGGAGGAAACGACGGTGGGAAGAATCCGGGCTGTTTATCCAAAGATAACGGGTAATGCCTGTATCATGGGCTTTGCGACTTGGATTCTGGATCCAAAAGATCCTTTTCCTGAAGGATTCTTGCTGGACTAGGTATTTTATCCGCCTTCCTTTAGGACGTTCTTCTATTGAAAATTTTTCTTTTTTACGATATGATAAAAATCAAATATATCCGAAAAACAGGAACCTGCAGAATAAATGGAAGTGAGGAGCGTATTCAATGGCAGACATACAGCAATTTATAAATGAAATCAGGGAAGTGTCCTCTCGCAGTAGCCGGCGTAAAATCACAGGAAAAAACGCCCTGGTAAAGGATTTGTTTGAGTTCGTTTTTAAACGGGCAAATCTAAAGTATGACCTGCTGGTCTTATGTACGAAAAAGGGGCTGCTCCTCGATTGCTTTTCTCCGGAGCTGGATCGTGATCTTTCCGGTTACACCATTTCCCCTGATGTTTTCTACGCTCAGCAAGAGCATTTTATATTCAACGACAGCTTAGAAGAGTTCCTTCTTATTTCGTCCCTTCCGGAAGAGTTTGCAC
This region of Aminipila luticellarii genomic DNA includes:
- a CDS encoding proline racemase family protein produces the protein MKARKMFRTIETHTLGHPTRNVVSGFRHIPGKTMAEKFTYMKENEDWFRKVLAYEPRGSEIMSCTLITEPCTPGTDVGVLYFEASCWLPMCGHDTMGVAVALIEAGLVDVKEPMTTIKLDTAAGVITVEARVENGTVEEVSFLNAPALVLNRNVEVDTRDFGKLTLDISWGGNVYAILPADRIGLTIEPHNSSKLVEAAQSIARDINSQVTIRHPELPFVNCVTHVEFSGPPKNPEADIQNCVVALPKVVDRSPCGTGTSAKAALLFEEGKLKAGDSFVHESIIGSLFKCEVVEETTVGRIRAVYPKITGNACIMGFATWILDPKDPFPEGFLLD